In the genome of Triticum urartu cultivar G1812 chromosome 5, Tu2.1, whole genome shotgun sequence, one region contains:
- the LOC125511468 gene encoding ataxin-10-like — MWRDEGIEDEETLSAFLEASRTREGRAALSDALADTLHLLPASPAPLLLLRLRLLRNLLAGDALNQGTFVLLSGPAAVVSAALSIPALSPDLARAALQALGNAALGGDRHREAVWDALFPGALREFARVRDAGVLDPLCMVLDTCCSGDGGRGRVEELCHEDLGLPVLVELVATASRLGHKEEWLEWLLFKICVEEEKFKTLFAALGSTDGGESGNEFSAKHAFLMGTLSKCLTERPEEVSISNSFALHVFNILKHAAETLDFTCRGSSELPTGLPGIDVLGYSLVLLKDICAWEPSSSETEAPVDSPLQAEPSSSGTEAPVDSLLQAGLVKRLLKYLGELEPPSTIRKAMAKEQGDQQPAFATAKVCPYNGYRRDLVAVIANCLHGRKQVQDEVRQLNGIMLLLQQCVIDEGNAYLREWGLLTVKYLLEENEENQKEVSELQMQEPILTPEVAELGLRVEIDKKTGHPKLVNSS, encoded by the exons ATGTGGCGAGACGAGGGGATCGAGGACGAGGAGACCCTGAGCGCGTTCCTGGAGGCCTCCAGGACGCGGGAGGGCCGGGCGGCGCTCTCCGACGCGCTCGCCGACACGCTCCACCTCCTGCCGGCCTCCCCGGCGCCGCTCCTCCTCCtgcgcctccgcctcctccgcaaCCTCCTCGCCGGCGACGCGCTCAACCAGGGCACCTTCGTGCTCCTCTCGGGCCCCGCGGCCGTCGTCTCCGCCGCCCTCTCCATCCCCGCCCTCTCCCCCGACCTCGCCCGCGCCGCGCTGCAGGCCCTGGGCAACGCCGCGCTCGGCGGGGACCGGCACCGCGAGGCCGTCTGGGACGCGCTCTTCCCGGGGGCGCTGCGGGAGTTCGCGCGCGTCCGGGACGCCGGCGTCCTCGACCCGCTCTGCATGGTGCTCGACACCTGctgctccggcgacggcggccgCGGGAGGGTCGAGGAGCTGTGCCATGAGGACCTGGGCCTGCCCGTGCTCGTCGAACTCGTCGCCACCGCCTCCCGAT TGGGGCACAAGGAAGAATGGTTGGAGTGGCTTCTCTTCAAAATCTGTGTTGAGGAGGAGAAGTTCAAAACCTTGTTTGCGGCCCTAGGTTCAACTGATGGTGGTGAATCTGGAAATGAGTTCAGTGCTAAGCATGCATTTCTTATGGGTACATTGTCAAAGTGTTTGACTGAACGACCTGAAGAAGTTAGTATCTCAAACAGTTTTGCTCTTCATGTATTCAATATACTGAAGCATGCTGCTGAGACTCTGGATTTTACTTGCCGAGGTAGCTCTGAGCTTCCAACTGGTCTCCCTGGAATTGATGTCCTTGGATATTCATTAGTGCTCTTGAAGGACATATGTGCTTGGGAACCCTCTTCATCAGAGACTGAAGCACCAGTTGACTCACCGTTGCAGGCTGAGCCCTCTTCATCGGGGACTGAAGCACCTGTTGACTCACTGTTGCAGGCTGGTCTTGTAAAACGCCTCTTAAAATACCTCGGTGAGCTTGAGCCCCCAAGTACAATCAGGAAAGCGATGGCAAAGGAACAAGGAGATCAACAGCCAGCTTTTGCAACTGCAAAGGTCTGCCCATACAATGGTTACAGGAGAGATTTGGTGGCTGTCATTGCCAATTGTTTGCATGGAAGGAAACAGGTGCAGGATGAGGTTAGGCAACTAAATGGGATTATGTTGCTGTTGCAGCAGTGTGTCATTGATGAAGGAAATGCATACTTGAGGGAGTGGGGTCTGCTAACTGTGAAATATTTGCTTGAAGAAAACGAGGAAAATCAGAAGGAGGTATCTGAGCTTCAGATGCAAGAACCTATTCTAACTCCAGAGGTCGCAGAGTTAGGCCTAAGAGTGGAGATCGACAAGAAAACGGGTCATCCAAAACTGGTCAATTCCTCCTGA
- the LOC125511470 gene encoding uncharacterized protein LOC125511470, with protein MPPPAPDRKRRPPMEQPEAGDGAPQQRHKKSSAAKKAKKGGATGSGSGGAWPAVKPKKDLLVNRLKGTQLLTVPDFLTSAEAKAFVDVAESMGFTHQGSLGPLKGEAYRDNDRISVTDPLLAQTLWESGINRVFMDINISGKVATGLNPNIRLYRYVEGQRFGRHIDESVNLGDGSRTQYTLLVYLSGKGSAKDSQALVGGETVFYDHRGGIVAEVAPVQGMALLHLHGARCMLHEARVVKKNVKYVLRSDVVFA; from the exons ATGCCACCACCGGCGCCGGACCGGAAGAGGCGACCACCCATGGAGCAACCCGAGGCAGGAGACGGCGCCCCGCAGCAGCGCCACAAGAAATCCTCCGCCGCCAAGAAGGCGAAGAAGGGCGGCGCCaccggcagcggcagcggcggggcATGGCCGGCGGTAAAGCCCAAGAAGGACCTCCTGGTCAATCGCCTCAAGGGCACCCAGCTCCTCACC GTCCCTGACTTCCTCACTTCCGCTGAGGCGAAGGCTTTCGTCGACGTCGCTGAATCCATGGGCTTCACGCACCAGGGCAGCCTTGGGCCACTCAAGGGGGAGGCTTACAGAGACAATGACCGGATATCTGTCACGGACCCCTTGCTCGCTCAAACGCTCTGGGAATCAGGGATTAACAGGGTATTCATGGACATCAACATCTCCGGCAAAGTGGCAACTGGCTTGAACCCAAATATCAGGCTTTACAG GTACGTTGAAGGTCAGCGCTTCGGCAGGCATATCGATGAGAGCGTCAACCTTGGGGACGGTTCTAGGACGCAGTATACATTGCTGGTATACCTTTCTGGCAAGGGAAGCGCGAAAGATTCGCAGGCTCTTGTTGGAGGGGAGACTGTCTTTTATGATCACCGAGGAGGAATCGTTGCTGAG GTTGCTCCCGTGCAAGGAATGGCTCTACTCCATCTACATGGCGCCAGGTGCATGCTGCATGAAGCTCGCGTCGTGAAAAAGAACGTCAAGTACGTGCTCCGTTCAGACGTCGTGTTTGCTTAG